One window of the Rhipicephalus microplus isolate Deutch F79 chromosome 2, USDA_Rmic, whole genome shotgun sequence genome contains the following:
- the LOC119170062 gene encoding methionine adenosyltransferase 2 subunit beta: MKTVLITGASGLLGRSLVKAFQGASWNVTGLAHSRASGELLNVDLTDRQQTEKIVKERKPNVIVHSAAQRFPDKVEKDYDASYALNVTASKDLAVVADSVGAVFIFISTDYVFDGRNPPYSEDAKPNPLNKYGTTKAEAEKVVLTAKSDSIVLRVPVLYGGEEYASESAVSVLCQLLNDRSKHVKASDFEIRYPSHTEDIASIVVQLAERRLQERSVSGVYQWCGLEPLTKYGMVRAIGQAHGLNTDHVSPDPEPSSGAPRPRDCRLEHTRLEKLGIARHTRFAEGVAGFAKFLQPVSAAEQHA, from the exons ATGAAGACCGTGCTCATCACTGGAGCCTCTGGTTTGCTAGGAAGGTCCCTGGTTAAAGCATTTCAGGGTGCCTCTTGGAACGTCACCGGTCTCGCTCACAGCAGGGCTTCGGGGGAGTTGCTTAACGTGGACCTTACTGACCGCCAGCAAACAGAAAAAATCGTGAAGGAAAGAAAG CCAAACGTCATCGTGCATTCAGCTGCTCAGCGGTTTCCTGACAAGGTTGAGAAAGATTACGACGCCAGCTACGCGCTTAACGTCACTGCATCCAAAGATCTAGCAGTTGTAGCCG ATTCCGTGGGAGCCGTGTTCATCTTCATAAGCACAGATTATGTGTTTGATGGACGGAACCCGCCCTACTCCGAGGACGCCAAGCCCAACCCTTTGAACAAGTACGGCACGACTAAAGCAGAGGCCGAGAAAGTAGTGCTCACTGCGAAATCAG ACTCAATTGTGCTGCGCGTGCCCGTGCTGTACGGTGGGGAGGAGTACGCATCGGAGAGTGCCGTGTCCGTCTTGTGCCAGCTGCTGAACGACCGCTCGAAGCACGTGAAGGCGTCGGATTTCGAGATCCGCTACCCTTCTCACACGGAGGACATTGCGTCCATCGTTGTCCAGCTCGCCGAGCGTCGATTACAG GAGCGTAGCGTGAGCGGCGTGTACCAGTGGTGCGGCCTAGAGCCCCTGACCAAGTACGGCATGGTGCGCGCCATCGGCCAGGCTCACGGGCTCAACACCGATCACGTGTCTCCGGATCCTGAGCCCAGCAGCGGGGCCCCGAGGCCCCGAGACTGCCGGCTCGAGCACACCAGGCTAGAGAAGCTCGGCATCGCCCGCCACACGCGTTTCGCCGAGGGTGTCGCTGGCTTCGCAAAGTTCCTGCAGCCCGTCAGCGCCGCCGAGCAGCACGCATGA
- the Btk gene encoding tyrosine-protein kinase Btk29A, producing the protein MMKMASINEEAVLQAPMLKRSQSNSRLKSVNYKSRWFVLTKACLRYHDGKPDGKEKGRLDLRTVRLVERVDDGALEREKAFQIGYKDRFMYIVASSEAQREEWIGALRKLCANNEQLADKFHSGVWSGGRWGCCGRGSRSSPGCRSTWVTSPHSAESLNSRGSITCSDSAPTRSKDILPIKSAVSTKVVTALYSFQAIEKGDLSLEAGKEYIVLDDTAEHWWQVKDKNGAVGFIPSNYVEEKAGLWQHEWYAGDMSRQRAEQILRQETKEGAFVIRNSSTQGLFTLSLLANSPNGVFQVKHYHIKSRAGGQLYLSERRTFPSLEDLVRYHRHDSGGLATRLRHWPAQLRRTAPTAGLGHDKWEIDPSELTLLEELGSGQFGVVRRGKWRGCRDVAVKMMKEGTMSEDDFIEEAKLMTKLQHPNLVQLYGVCSKHRPIFIVAEYMKHGSLLQFLRRHERALCEKGPVLLLDICLQVASGMAYLELHNYIHRDLAARNCLVGENYVVKVADFGLARYVIDDEYTSSGGAKFPIKWAPPEVLGYTRFSSKSDVWAYGVLMWEVFTCGKIPYGRAANAEVVEQVQHGQRLARPPACPSDVYQVMRSCWEKKPDARPSFRSIKSQLEKIMDKDH; encoded by the exons ATGATGAAAATGGCGTCTATAAATGAGGAGGCGGTGCTTCAGGCACCTATGCTCAAGCGCTCCCAAAGCAATAGTAGACTCAAGTCTGTCAACTACAAGTCACGTTGGTTTGTGCTCACCAAGGCCTGCCTGCGGTATCATGACGGAAAGCCAGAT GGCAAAGAAAAAGGACGCTTGGATCTGCGCACAGTGCGACTTGTAGAGCGTGTTGATGATGGAGCGCTTGAGAGGGAAAAGGCATTTCAG ATTGGCTACAAAGATCGCTTTATGTACATTGTGGCATCATCTGAAGCGCAACGAGAAGAATGGATAGGTGCTTTGAGGAAAT TATGTGCAAACAACGAGCAGCTGGCTGATAAGTTCCACTCGGGTGTCTGGTCTGGTGGCCGTTGGGGCTGCTGTGGCCGTGGCTCTCGCAGTTCCCCTGGTTGTCGAAGCACGTGGGTCACCTCACCACATAGCGCAGAGTCCCTCAACTCTAGAG GTAGCATCACATGCAGTGATTCAGCACCTACAAGGAGCAAGGACATACTGCCTATTAAG AGTGCTGTGTCTACAAAGGTGGTGACAGCACTGTATTCATTCCAAGCCATTGAAAAAGGAGATCTCTCATTAGAAGCT GGCAAAGAGTACATTGTACTGGATGACACTGCAGAGCATTGGTGGCAGGTTAAAGACAAGAATGG GGCTGTGGGCTTCATCCCGAGCAACTATGTGGAGGAGAAGGCGGGCCTCTGGCAGCATGA GTGGTATGCGGGCGACATGTCCAGACAGCGGGCCGAACAAATACTTCGCCAGGAAACGAAGGAGGGAGCCTTCGTGATTCGAAACTCATCCACCCAAGGCCTCTTCACACTGTCCCTCCTGGCAAACAG TCCCAACGGCGTGTTTCAAGTAAAGCACTACCACATCAAGAGCCGGGCCGGTGGCCAGCTGTACCTCTCTGAGCGCCGCACTTTTCCCTCCCTCGAGGATCTGGTGCGATACCATCGCCATGACAGCGGAGGGCTTGCCACGAGGTTGCGCCACTGGCCCGCACAGCTGCGCCGCACTGCTCCCACTGCTGGCCTTGGCCATG ACAAATGGGAAATTGATCCGTCCGAGCTGACCCTTCTGGAAGAACTTGGAAGTGGGCAGTTTGGT GTGGTGCGCCGAGGAAAATGGAGAGGATGTCGAGATGTGGCCGTGAAAATGATGAAGGAAGGCACCATGTCTGAGGATGATTTTATCGAAGAAGCAAAACTAATGAC GAAGCTACAACACCCCAACTTGGTTCAGCTCTATGGTGTCTGCAGCAAGCACCGTCCTATATTTATTGTAGCAGAGTACATGAAGCATG GCTCCTTGCTGCAGTTCCTGCGTCGTCACGAGCGTGCCCTGTGTGAGAAAGGCCCTGTGCTGCTTCTTGACATATGCCTGCAAGTGGCCAGTGGCATGGCCTACCTCGAGCTGCATAACTACATTCATCGTGATCTGGCCGCACGCAACTGCCTCGTTGGCGAGAACTATGTGGTCAAGGTTGCTGATTTTGGCCTGGCAAG ATACGTCATTGATGATGAGTACACCAGTTCTGGAGGAGCAAAGTTCCCCATCAAGTGGGCTCCCCCTGAAGTACTAGGCTACACTCGCTTCAGTAGCAAGTCTGACGTATGGGCATATG GTGTGCTAATGTGGGAAGTGTTCACATGCGGCAAGATTCCCTATGGCCGGGCAGCCAACGCCGAGGTGGTTGAGCAGGTGCAACATGGCCAGAGGTTAGCCCGGCCTCCGGCATGCCCTTCTGATGTGTACCAGGTCATGCGCTCCTGCTGGGAAAAG aagccagACGCAAGACCATCTTTCCGGTCTATCAAAAGTCAGCTGGAAAAAATAATGGACAAAGATCACTGA